The following coding sequences lie in one Aquabacterium olei genomic window:
- a CDS encoding UDP-2,3-diacylglucosamine diphosphatase — MGKPPFPAPDILTAPPSWRCIDFVSDLHLHEGLLRTRDAFARYLQDTPADAVLILGDLFEAWVGDDMRCEPFEAGCVQALRAFGERRHLAIMVGNRDFLLGEDMLQACAAHPLGDPTVLKAFGQRHLLIHGDSLCLADTAYLQFRAQVRQPAWQQAFLAAPLGARLDQARRMREASQAHQQQQAREEWADVDEAAAEAWLDAAGAHTLVHGHTHRPASTPFGGLQDGMARWRHVTMDWDLDHGAPRAEVLRLTAEGFSRHPVTA, encoded by the coding sequence ATGGGGAAGCCCCCCTTCCCCGCCCCGGACATCCTCACTGCACCGCCCTCGTGGCGGTGCATTGATTTTGTGTCCGACCTGCACCTGCATGAGGGCCTGCTTCGCACGCGCGATGCGTTTGCACGTTACCTGCAGGACACGCCAGCCGATGCCGTGCTCATTCTGGGCGACCTATTCGAAGCCTGGGTGGGCGACGACATGCGCTGCGAGCCTTTTGAAGCCGGCTGCGTTCAGGCATTGCGAGCCTTCGGTGAGCGACGCCACCTTGCCATCATGGTTGGCAACCGCGACTTCCTGCTGGGCGAAGACATGCTACAGGCCTGTGCGGCCCACCCACTCGGCGACCCGACCGTGCTGAAAGCCTTTGGGCAGCGCCACCTGCTCATCCATGGTGACAGCCTGTGCCTGGCCGACACTGCGTATCTGCAGTTTCGGGCGCAAGTTCGCCAGCCAGCCTGGCAGCAAGCCTTCCTGGCCGCGCCGCTCGGCGCACGGCTGGATCAGGCACGTCGCATGCGGGAAGCCAGTCAGGCGCACCAGCAACAGCAGGCGCGAGAAGAATGGGCCGATGTCGATGAAGCCGCCGCAGAGGCCTGGCTGGACGCGGCAGGCGCCCACACCCTGGTTCACGGCCACACACACCGGCCTGCCAGCACCCCCTTCGGCGGACTGCAAGACGGCATGGCCCGCTGGCGACACGTCACGATGGACTGGGACCTCGACCACGGAGCGCCCCGGGCCGAGGTGCTTCGACTCACTGCCGAGGGCTTCTCCCGGCACCCCGTGACAGCCTGA